The DNA window ACCACAAGAAGGAGTCTTGCAAGCGTGTTCAGAGGAGATGATTCGACTATCTTTTCCAATTCTTCAGCCACTTTTTCGTATTTTCCATGCCTGAGCATCACCTTCGCCCACGGTTCTATCTCGGTGGGATACGTTGGCTTGGCCTTCATAATACGTTCCTCCATCTCTTTCGCTTTCCTTTCCTCGCCGAGCGTTCTGTAAAGTTCCGAGAGCTGATACAAGGCGGGAATGTTCTTCTGGTCTCTTTTCAGGAGCCTCTCCAATGTTCTGATGGCAAGATCTTTTCTGTTCATCTCTTGATATGTCTCTGCCAAAACGAAATAGGTGAGCTTGTCATCGGGGGCATACTCCAGTTCTCTTTCCCAGTAATGAACGGCTTTTTCGTAGTCACCAAGATTATAATAAGCCTCTCCCAGGGAAGCGTAAGCCTGTACAAGCCACGGATCTATTTCCACCGCTTTGTCGAGGTATTTAATTCCCTCTTCTACCCTTCCCTGTTCAACGAGAAGGGTTCCCTTCAATTCGTACGCTGGAGCGTAGTTGCTGTCGATGTCGAGCATGAACTTGATTATGTCGTGCGACACATCGTAAAGATTTCGGTCTGCGTACTCAAGGGCAAGATCGTAGAGTCCTTTCAGAGAGACGTTTTTGAAGTCCTTCACACTTATCTCTTCCTCTTCAAGCCACTTCTGAAACTCCGGAAAGATAAGAGGTTCGTAAACGGTTTCGTCTAGGTGGACGATCCCTTCCAGTTTTTCGCACGTTTGAACCTCCTTCATTATGTTTTTCTTCGCTTCCATATCCTCTTTCAAGAGCTCCCAGTCACCTTCATAGAGAAGATCTCTGAGAGCCACCACAAGGGGTGTGGAAGTGGTGATATCTACCTTGTCGCCGGACAAAGCGAGTGTTATTATATGTTCTGCCATGTAGCATCCCTCCTGAAACTTTCGGTTCATCTTTATTTTACATTATACACCTGGGATCGGCAACCTCTTTTCGTTCATTTGCTAAAATTCTATCCGGAGGTGGATGGGTTGAGAGTTTACATCGTAAGGTATGCCGAGATAGGTCTTAAGGGGAAAAACAGAAAAAACTTCGAAGACGCCCTCAAAAAGAACATCGAAAGGGTAACGGGCGTGAAAGTGAAAAAGCAGTGGGGAAGGTTCATCATACCGGTTGAGGATACCAATCTCGACGATAAGCTGAAAAAGATCTTCGGAATTCAGAACTTCAGTAAGGGGTTTCTTGTGAGTCACGACTTCGAAGAGGTAAAAGAGACTGTCCTTGCTGCGGTGAAAGAAAAATTGGAGCAGGGGGAATTCAAGACCTTCAAAGTTCAGGCAAAAAAGGCATATAAGGAGTACAGAAAAGGCGTCTATGAAATGAACAACGAACTCGGCTCTCTTGTTCTCAGAAATTTCAAAGAACTCAGTGTGGATGTACACAATCCGGATTTTGTTCTGGGAGTTGAAGTGAGACCGGAAGGTATCCTTGTGTTCACAGACAAGGTAGAGTGCTACGGTGGGCTCCCCGTTGGCACAGGTGGGAAGGCGATTTTGCTCCTCTCTGGGGGAATAGACAGCCCGGTTGCTGGATGGTACGCACTGAAGAGGGGTGTTTTGATAGAATCCGTCACCTTCGTATCACCTCCGTTCACTTCAGAAGGTGCCGTTGAAAAGGTGAAAGACGTTCTCAGGGTGCTCAGAGAGTTCAGTGGAGGGTATTCTTTGAGATTGCATGTGGTGAATCTCACTCAAGTTCAGCTCAAGATAAAAAAGAGTGTCCCAGACAGATATTCCCTGATCATGTACAGGAGATCCATGTTCAGGATAG is part of the Thermotoga sp. genome and encodes:
- a CDS encoding tetratricopeptide repeat protein, translating into MAEHIITLALSGDKVDITTSTPLVVALRDLLYEGDWELLKEDMEAKKNIMKEVQTCEKLEGIVHLDETVYEPLIFPEFQKWLEEEEISVKDFKNVSLKGLYDLALEYADRNLYDVSHDIIKFMLDIDSNYAPAYELKGTLLVEQGRVEEGIKYLDKAVEIDPWLVQAYASLGEAYYNLGDYEKAVHYWERELEYAPDDKLTYFVLAETYQEMNRKDLAIRTLERLLKRDQKNIPALYQLSELYRTLGEERKAKEMEERIMKAKPTYPTEIEPWAKVMLRHGKYEKVAEELEKIVESSPLNTLARLLLVVPYVKMGKVDKAREILEDLEQTNVWYYYGKKEIFDELLTEEEKAACGIS
- the thiI gene encoding tRNA uracil 4-sulfurtransferase ThiI — translated: MRVYIVRYAEIGLKGKNRKNFEDALKKNIERVTGVKVKKQWGRFIIPVEDTNLDDKLKKIFGIQNFSKGFLVSHDFEEVKETVLAAVKEKLEQGEFKTFKVQAKKAYKEYRKGVYEMNNELGSLVLRNFKELSVDVHNPDFVLGVEVRPEGILVFTDKVECYGGLPVGTGGKAILLLSGGIDSPVAGWYALKRGVLIESVTFVSPPFTSEGAVEKVKDVLRVLREFSGGYSLRLHVVNLTQVQLKIKKSVPDRYSLIMYRRSMFRIAEKIAEEVNAIAFYTGENVGQVASQTLENLWSIESVTTRPVIRPLAGFDKTEIVNKAREIGTYEISIKPYQDSCVFFAPKNPATRSHPSALEELEQKILDLSVLEEEAFKSRKIEVIE